A segment of the Babesia microti strain RI chromosome II, complete genome genome:
TGTGTATTGTTGTTTTTATTCTGACCGAGATTGTTATTTTGCAATGATAGTACATTATTCGTGTTACAAAGAACAACTTCAACGACACTAATATGGGCGATAACTACTAATAATTCCATTTACttttttttttgtaatttccCAATAAAACATCTATGACGAATATATCATAGAAGAGTATGAAAaggataatatataatacgACAAAATAACCACGAAAAGCCACTAGGGGGGATCGAACCCCCGACCTTTGGTTTACAAGACCAACGCACTACCACTATGCTATAGTGGCCAGCCGGTCGCTCCATTTTTCAGTCTATGTCCCAATACTCCTTCTCCAACTTATGCGGGGCACCTTATACCGGTGGCTCCGTCACATTTTCTCCCAAAGGTAACTACTCATTTTATCCAGGCGATTATTTGTTAGCACCTGTGGGCAATAGAATTTGCGTATACGATCTGGAAGCTAATAAATCTAACACTTTCAACTCACAATCTCGTTCAAACATACACTATCTTTGTCATCACCCTCACAaaaaatatgcaattgTAATAGATGTAAATGGTACACCTTATACTTTATTTAGGATTCGCACAGGTTCTAAATCTACTAACTGACACCGTACTACATCGCCTACAATTTAAGAGTCACTCAAACTTCTCCCAGATCGccataaataatagtgAAATTCCTGTAAAAGAGACACAAAATGCCGTTACTGCTGCGGAGTTTAGTTCCgatggaaaattttttgcctTGTCATGTGGGAAAAAAGTTACTGTACGTTTTGGCAATTGACActatttttttttaattaatacttgatttttttaaaaaaatcataaataatcCAACTTAACATAGGTGTGGAATTCACCAACAATTGAAACCAATTGGAATCTACACCTTCATAGGGAATATTGCGGGCACTTGGACAATGTTACACACATTTCTTGGTCAAAAACCAATCAATTCTTTCTCACAAGCTCTCGTGACATGACTGTAAGGTTATGGTCAGTTGAACCATTACCCAATTTCATTCCTTCAGCTTTCATTGATCACaggtatattttttgtaatatttagGAGAGCCGTGGTTGCAGCCTTTTACGATAGTCAAGAGCAACGTATTTTCAGTATATCGCAAGAGGGTGTGTTTATCTCATGGATCAACAAACCATACTCCAGTGGTGATGATAATGCCCTGGTAAATTTAAGTTCCAAGTCTCGTAATGAacaattacacatttacaaCACTAGGAAATGGGTCAAGGAGAAGATGGCATATTGTAACCAACCAAACAACTCAAAAATCACTAAAGTTGCACATAACCAACATACTAATATACTTGTAGTGGGTCTTACCAAGGGTTTGTTTACCATTTACTTGCTACCCGAATTTGAAGCCTTACACATACTATCAATTGGATTACCAATAATTGACGCTATAGACATAACTTCGGATGGACAATGGATTGCACTTGCATGCTCACAAACAGGATCAGTAAGTGAATGACATAAATAGTTGCTAGTATGGGAATGGAAAAGCGAATCTTATATACTGAGGCAGAAAGGGCATTATGGACCTGTGAAATCCGCTGCATTTTCACTCAATTCCCAGGGTTCAATCAGGATAGGGGCAGCAGTATCCGAAGGACTCAAAGTTGTAAGCCATAATTCATCAATACATTCGATTTTTTCACCTAAATGtttatcataatattaaatttatttagatggAAAGTCCCTTTGGCATGGGTTGTCGGTACCTCATTGCCACAGGTGGTATTGACGGCAAGCTTAAACTATGGGACACTTTTAGTGGCTTTTGTTTTTGTACATTTGAACAACACAGCAGTTCAATAGAAGATATTACATTTGTTCCACAAGGAAATGCAGTGTTAACAGCTTCTTTGGACGGGACAGTCTGTGCCTTTGATTTGATTCGCCTCAGACTTTTCAGAATATTCAAACCAGATATAATCGATGTACAATTTACATGTATTGCAGTGGATCTCTCTGGGCAAATTGTGGCTGCAGGATCTAAGGGTGTGGATAATTCGATTTATTTGTGGAATATTCAGGtactaaatatattaaatgttaaaatatCGTATCTGCGATTAATATCAACGTCATATTTCATATAAAACCAAGAATATCACTTAGACTGGCAATTTACTTGAGCGATTAACTGGCCATCAAGGTCCAGTAACCAGCTTAAAATTCCACACCAACGTTGCATATCCCGGCATCCTTGCTTCAACCTCCTGGGATAATACAGCCATGGTATGTGACCATTCAAcgtttaaaattgaataggATAAAATGCTTATATAGGTTTGGAATGTATTTGGCAGGCAAGATAAGGGTGGAACGGCCAGAGTATTTGACATGCCTTCCAGCTGTTTATCGCTGTCATTAGACCCTAGGGGCAATCCAATCCTAGCGACAAGCTCTTTGCACGGgattataacattttgGGACTTTGACGTGGGAGAGATCGTGGGTATCATTGAGGGCTTTCGAGATATTCAGGGAGGAAGGGGAGAAGGAGATAGATTTGCGGCATTTTCAAAACATGCAGTGGGTAAGGGGGGGAACGATTTACAGGAAGGTGTGAGGCGAATTCACCACTTCAACTCCATTTGCCATTCGTCAACGGGGGACTATTTAATCGCATCATCACAAAATGCGCCAAATATCTGCATATATTCAACTGACACGTACAATTTGCTTCACTCAATACAATTAACTAAGAATCGATCGCTTAAGGGTATATTGCGTTTTTTACCATCCAACTACGAACCAAATGTAAGTAATCCATTTAATGAGAATGTAAAAGTCCGAACtcacatattatttattctaATTATGTTTATgtattgtcaattttaatcaatttatagATGTTTATTTCCTATGTTGTATAATcattgatataaaaatatacaaaatatttattgctAGTGTTATCTTGATTAGTTTCAAATTAACGAAACTGAAAAGTGgttaaatcaatttcaatgtttaattgattaatttatcgTTTTATATAATACGAATTATTTCTGTAATAGAAGTTTACCCATTGTTTTTGAACAGTGTCacataaaatacaattgtttCGTTTTttgtttgataattatattttatcatgcattaataatgatatatatttctaGGACccaatattttaattactaattaatatttgtttgtcaaaattaAGAATATAACATAGTTCAACTTGGATGACAATGAGTATAAACGTATAGAAGTTCACAAATCTTTACCAGGAGTTGAAGTTGGAGATTTGAAACATAATAGAGACAGGTTTCAAGTGTCAAAAGTGTGTTTTTCGTCCGATAGTCGTCAATTTGCTGCAGCAACATCTCATGGTCTGTTTATTTATAGCATATCAACGGGTGCTACTGCAATAAGGACTAGATCAGCTAGTAACAGTTTGGAAACCTTTCAACCGCAACTTTTGACTAAAAATGTCACTACACAAAATGTTTTAATGGCTTTGTCAGAAAGAGAATATGGTAAAGCGCTAGTACTGTCCCTAGCGCTTAATCAGTTCAACACCCTAACCCGTGTTTACCTAAGTATACCCTTAAACGAGATATACAAGGCATTATGTGAATTGCATCCATCACTATTGCCTATCTTATTCCATTTTAT
Coding sequences within it:
- a CDS encoding PWP2, UTP1, periodic tryptophan protein 2 (overlaps_old_locusTagID:BBM_II03095), translating into MSQYSFSNLCGAPYTGGSVTFSPKGDYLLAPVGNRICVYDLEANKSNTFNSQSRSNIHYLCHHPHKKYAIVIDVNGFAQVLNLLTDTVLHRLQFKSHSNFSQIAINNSEIPVKETQNAVTAAEFSSDGKFFALSCGKKVTVWNSPTIETNWNLHLHREYCGHLDNVTHISWSKTNQFFLTSSRDMTVRLWSVEPLPNFIPSAFIDHRRAVVAAFYDSQEQRIFSISQEGVFISWINKPYSSGDDNALVNLSSKSRNEQLHIYNTRKWVKEKMAYCNQPNNSKITKVAHNQHTNILVVGLTKGLFTIYLLPEFEALHILSIGLPIIDAIDITSDGQWIALACSQTGSLLVWEWKSESYILRQKGHYGPVKSAAFSLNSQGSIRIGAAVSEGLKVMESPFGMGCRYLIATGGIDGKLKLWDTFSGFCFCTFEQHSSSIEDITFVPQGNAVLTASLDGTVCAFDLIRLRLFRIFKPDIIDVQFTCIAVDLSGQIVAAGSKGVDNSIYLWNIQTGNLLERLTGHQGPVTSLKFHTNVAYPGILASTSWDNTAMVWNVFGRQDKGGTARVFDMPSSCLSLSLDPRGNPILATSSLHGIITFWDFDVGEIVGIIEGFRDIQGGRGEGDRFAAFSKHAVGKGGNDLQEGVRRIHHFNSICHSSTGDYLIASSQNAPNICIYSTDTYNLLHSIQLTKNRSLKGILRFLPSNYEPNFNLDDNEYKRIEVHKSLPGVEVGDLKHNRDRFQVSKVCFSSDSRQFAAATSHGLFIYSISTGATAIRTRSASNSLETFQPQLLTKNVTTQNVLMALSEREYGKALVLSLALNQFNTLTRVYLSIPLNEIYKALCELHPSLLPILFHFILKTFTNKNKATTSDTTNSVDSIVGRFFGLRLLWLRLIFTVHYVALASGDLKSKDSMLDNWLGNLQNDLSSTFRHILRNLNREMATLGMTLSSNVAALSVISQLADNNIGGNS